Proteins from a genomic interval of Syngnathus typhle isolate RoL2023-S1 ecotype Sweden linkage group LG15, RoL_Styp_1.0, whole genome shotgun sequence:
- the LOC133168312 gene encoding 15-hydroxyprostaglandin dehydrogenase [NAD(+)]-like, whose amino-acid sequence MSLKGKVAVVTGAAAGIGKAFCEILFRNGAKVVLLDVNPEAGKSVMEALNKEDGQDRALFLSCDVRSEEQLKAAFKMAADTFGGIDIVCNNAGVLDEKEWELTLDINLVGVIKGTYAAMEHMSKLNGGRGGVIVNTASIAGIRPLVCCPVYSASKSAVIHFARAMAGASTLVGYGIRFNAICPALVQTDLLDGLNSKLGQFAALKQPTQQLIEKHGVLSPSDVAECLLELVTDESKNGEALMVTSQAKTYTPFTSIPIITLDL is encoded by the exons ATGTCACTCAAGGGAAAAGTCGCTGTGGTGACCGGAGCTGCAGCGGGAATTGGTAAAGCCTTCTGCGAGATTCTCTTCAGGAACGGAGCAAAG GTTGTTCTGCTGGATGTGAACCCAGAAGCGGGAAAGAGCGTGATGGAAGCTCTCAACAAGGAGGACGGCCAAGATCGAGCTCTTTTCCTCAGCTGTGACGTCCGCTCTGAGGAGCAGCTGAAAG CTGCCTTCAAGATGGCCGCTGATACCTTTGGAGGAATCGACATCGTGTGCAACAATGCCGGCGTCCTGGATGAGAAGGAATGGGAGCTAACGTTGGACATCAACCTT GTGGGAGTCATCAAGGGGACCTACGCCGCCATGGAGCACATGAGCAAGTTGAACGGCGGTCGAGGAGGGGTCATCGTCAACACTGCGTCAATTGCAG GTATCAGGCCGCTCGTGTGCTGCCCGGTCTACAGCGCGTCCAAAAGCGCCGTGATCCACTTTGCCAGAGCCATGGCG GGGGCCTCCACTTTAGTGGGCTACGGCATTCGCTTTAACGCCATTTGCCCAGCTTTGGTTCAAACCGACCTGCTTGATGGTTTAAACAGTAAACTGGGACAATTCGCCGCACTGAAGCAGCCCACCCAACAATTGATAGAAAAGCATGGCGTGTTAAG TCCGTCCGATGTGGCAGAGTGTCTTTTGGAACTGGTGACAGATGAGAGCAAGAATGGAGAAGCCCTGATGGTGACCTCCCAAGCAAAGACATACACCCCATTTACGTCCATCCCTATTATCACTCTGGATCTTTAA